One Solirubrobacter pauli DNA segment encodes these proteins:
- a CDS encoding cupin domain-containing protein translates to MTGDPNVFEPEWQDGTPPGVRGQMVGAAAGATELGATVYELEPGVAVSPYHVHHGNEELLIVLSGRPRLRTPDGERELVPGAVVAFPRGPDGAHRVAAGSEPARVLLVSTMHFPEIAEHLSTGATLTMSSPGVGKAFGADGERPFADLYREAIERDASTS, encoded by the coding sequence ATGACCGGTGACCCGAACGTCTTCGAGCCGGAGTGGCAGGACGGCACGCCTCCGGGCGTGCGCGGCCAGATGGTCGGAGCCGCCGCGGGCGCGACCGAGCTCGGCGCGACCGTCTACGAGCTCGAGCCCGGGGTCGCCGTCTCGCCGTATCACGTGCATCACGGCAACGAGGAGCTGCTGATCGTCCTGTCGGGGCGACCGCGGCTGCGCACGCCCGACGGGGAGCGCGAGCTCGTGCCCGGCGCCGTGGTCGCGTTCCCGCGTGGACCCGATGGCGCCCACCGGGTGGCCGCCGGCAGCGAGCCGGCGCGTGTGCTGCTGGTCTCCACCATGCACTTCCCGGAGATCGCCGAGCACCTCAGCACGGGCGCGACGCTGACGATGTCCTCGCCGGGCGTCGGCAAGGCGTTCGGCGCGGACGGCGAGCGCCCCTTCGCGGATCTCTACCGCGAGGCGATCGAGCGCGACGCCAGCACGTCGTAG
- a CDS encoding acyltransferase family protein — MPPQAVTPPPGNPRFPLLDPLRAVAALFVVVTHTTQLGGFNAGEFLGAWTARMDSGVAIFFVLSAFLLYRPFVRARLDGRPPVKVWRYARRRALRILPAYWVAVLALGLLDPDHNPGLFGDQWWVYWGLLQSWSEDTIIQGIGVAWSLSVEAAFYVLLPLYAGLMARLLGKRDRDAQAKGELLLLLAGAVVAILVRTIVVAVDPHGVFGNQLPGTWLWFTGGLVLAVTSAWGVQSRAVRFAADHALVCWLLAFACLTLAAWAIGMPRDPFSPDISNASLQLKHVLYGAMAFFLVAPMVFHDGRRSLPAMLLSTPVLAWLGLVSYGIFLYHQPFVFAFLDTRVWPPVAGMVLYTALVIAAATACAAASYYLVERPLLRFKEPTGGARTRPRAQAVAAKSES, encoded by the coding sequence GTGCCGCCTCAGGCCGTCACCCCGCCGCCCGGCAACCCGCGCTTCCCGCTGCTGGACCCGCTGCGCGCGGTCGCGGCGCTGTTCGTCGTCGTCACGCACACGACGCAGCTCGGCGGCTTCAACGCCGGCGAGTTCCTCGGGGCCTGGACGGCCCGGATGGACAGCGGCGTCGCGATCTTCTTCGTGCTGTCGGCGTTCCTGCTGTACCGGCCGTTCGTCCGCGCGCGGCTCGACGGGCGCCCGCCCGTGAAGGTGTGGCGCTACGCGCGGCGGCGGGCGCTGCGGATCCTGCCGGCCTACTGGGTCGCGGTGCTCGCGCTCGGCCTGCTCGACCCCGACCACAACCCGGGCCTGTTCGGCGACCAGTGGTGGGTGTACTGGGGGCTGCTGCAGAGCTGGAGCGAGGACACGATCATCCAGGGCATCGGCGTCGCCTGGAGCCTGTCGGTGGAGGCCGCGTTCTACGTGCTGCTGCCGCTCTACGCCGGGCTGATGGCGCGTCTGCTGGGCAAGCGCGACCGTGACGCGCAGGCGAAGGGCGAGCTGCTGCTCCTGCTCGCGGGCGCCGTCGTGGCGATCCTCGTGCGCACGATCGTGGTCGCGGTCGATCCCCACGGCGTGTTCGGCAACCAGCTGCCGGGCACGTGGCTGTGGTTCACCGGCGGGCTCGTGCTGGCGGTGACGAGCGCGTGGGGCGTCCAGTCGCGGGCGGTGCGGTTCGCCGCTGATCACGCGCTGGTGTGCTGGCTCCTCGCCTTCGCGTGCCTGACGCTCGCCGCGTGGGCGATCGGCATGCCGCGCGATCCGTTCTCGCCGGACATCAGCAACGCGAGCCTGCAGCTCAAGCACGTGCTGTACGGGGCGATGGCGTTCTTCCTCGTCGCGCCGATGGTCTTCCACGACGGCCGCCGCTCGCTGCCCGCGATGCTGCTCTCGACCCCTGTCCTGGCGTGGCTGGGCCTCGTCTCCTACGGGATCTTCCTCTACCACCAGCCGTTCGTGTTCGCGTTCCTGGACACGCGCGTGTGGCCGCCGGTGGCGGGGATGGTGCTCTACACGGCGCTCGTGATCGCCGCGGCGACCGCCTGCGCGGCGGCCTCGTACTACCTGGTCGAGCGGCCGCTGCTGCGCTTCAAGGAGCCGACCGGCGGCGCCAGGACGCGCCCCCGGGCGCAGGCCGTGGCGGCCAAGTCCGAGTCGTAG
- a CDS encoding O-antigen ligase family protein has translation MPRFAAAALLALPALLAFGRGGYFGVTRVRVAILACVLLALAAFVAERPLPRSRHGRVALGGLAALTAWTGLSLLWVPVQGPAFADFERLTLYTAAFAAGIALLRGVRWVEPALLATIVATAAYGLSERLLPSIFTLDALPSAGDRLAHPLTYWNGQGALAAIGLVLAAGLAARGHRLAAAAAPILGLDLYLTLSRGAIGAGLAGLAVLVALQPTRAGLRAALTVALAAGLASAAALALPGVQDVDGSTAQGLLMSFVIAILSALAGVAVRADDTPVPRLRPLATAALVALLAGTVIAVATSGSQGAAGSTEAGRLVSVQSNRYAYWEVAVNVFAAHPLQGVGSGGFAVEWLQRRDIAEGVKDAHSLYLETAAELGIVGLVALAAFLGGIVGAARRRGADPAIVAALVVFALHAGLDWDWELPALSLTALLLAAKLLAEAE, from the coding sequence ATGCCCCGTTTCGCCGCCGCAGCGCTGCTCGCGCTTCCCGCGCTGCTGGCCTTCGGGCGGGGCGGCTACTTCGGGGTCACACGCGTGCGGGTGGCGATCCTCGCGTGCGTCCTGCTCGCGCTGGCGGCGTTCGTCGCCGAACGGCCCCTCCCCCGCTCGCGCCACGGCCGGGTCGCCCTGGGCGGCCTCGCGGCGCTGACCGCCTGGACCGGGCTGAGCCTGCTCTGGGTGCCGGTGCAGGGTCCGGCGTTCGCCGACTTCGAGCGGCTGACCCTCTACACGGCCGCGTTCGCTGCCGGGATCGCGCTGCTGCGCGGCGTCCGCTGGGTCGAGCCCGCGCTGCTGGCGACGATCGTCGCCACCGCCGCCTACGGGCTCTCCGAGCGCCTCCTGCCGTCCATCTTCACGTTGGACGCGCTGCCGTCCGCCGGGGACCGCCTGGCGCATCCGCTCACCTACTGGAACGGGCAGGGCGCGCTGGCGGCGATCGGGCTCGTGCTGGCCGCCGGCCTCGCCGCGCGCGGGCACCGGCTGGCGGCGGCCGCAGCGCCGATCCTCGGCCTGGACCTCTATCTCACGCTGTCGCGCGGGGCGATCGGCGCCGGGCTGGCCGGTCTCGCCGTGCTCGTCGCGTTGCAGCCGACCCGCGCGGGGCTGCGCGCGGCGCTGACGGTGGCGCTGGCCGCCGGCCTCGCCAGTGCCGCGGCGCTCGCGCTGCCCGGCGTGCAGGACGTCGACGGTTCGACGGCTCAAGGCCTGCTGATGAGCTTCGTCATCGCGATTCTGTCAGCGCTCGCCGGCGTCGCCGTCCGCGCTGACGACACCCCTGTTCCCCGCCTTCGGCCGCTCGCCACCGCGGCGCTCGTCGCTCTCTTGGCCGGCACGGTGATCGCCGTCGCCACGAGCGGAAGCCAGGGCGCGGCCGGATCGACCGAGGCCGGCCGGCTCGTGAGCGTGCAGAGCAATCGCTACGCCTACTGGGAGGTCGCGGTGAACGTGTTCGCCGCGCATCCGCTGCAGGGCGTCGGGTCGGGCGGCTTCGCCGTCGAGTGGCTCCAGCGGCGCGACATCGCAGAGGGCGTCAAGGACGCCCATTCGCTCTACCTGGAGACCGCCGCCGAGCTGGGCATCGTCGGCCTGGTCGCGCTCGCGGCGTTCCTCGGCGGGATCGTCGGCGCCGCACGACGGCGGGGCGCCGACCCCGCGATCGTCGCCGCGCTGGTCGTGTTCGCGTTGCACGCGGGCCTCGACTGGGACTGGGAGCTTCCGGCGCTCAGCCTCACGGCGCTGCTGCTGGCGGCGAAGCTGCTCGCCGAGGCGGAATAA